TTCTAGCCATTTAGATAGTACTAACCAGGTAACTCTGAGCCTGTCAGTTTTCATATGAGCTGTCATTTGTAAGTTTActtgcttgtcagctcaaaagcTGCCATGATGCTGTTTCAGCCACCAGGAACATTGACAAATGGAGCGAAAAGATGCGGGCATCGATGGAATCCATGTACGGGACTGAGCACTTTCGCCAGCTGTGGTCCAGATACTGCGACTTTTACCAGGACCTACTGCACAAAAACCATGGCGAAGTGTGCCGCAAGGAGCTGCCACTAATAAGGTGCCCAACGCTGGTAGTGCAAGGAGGCAAGGACCCACTGGTGCCAATGCATCATGCTCTCTACTTGTTGCAACACATTGCAAAAGCAAAGTAAGAGCACCCACTAATTGTGTTCAATTTCTGCTTGTGCCActgtcacgtttttttttcttttttgcaacagTGTGAAGATTAAAACATTGTTCTGTAAAATGTTTGCTGTGGGAGGACCTTTGGGTTCAAGGATCGTGGGGGAAAAGCTAAGAGAATATTACAGCTTCCTTTACCCACTGGTGTCCTGTGTTGCTCATGGtgcttaaaaaaaattttgtttgtcACCTTTTGGGTGTCGTAAAAATTTTAGTGCCATTTCTTGACCAAGAGCTGCAGTAAAAGCTTCTTTCTAAACAAGAAACAGAAGGTACCAATGTTCCTTGTGTGACCACAGCCAGGTGCTTGCTTTCAGAGTCCTAAGAAGCAGTGAGCAGCCTCTGTACAGCAACGTCTGCTAAAGAGTTAAGGTCTTTGAATACGTTTTCATGCCATTTATGTGAAATAAATGCAAAATTACTATTTGAAAACAATGCAGCTCGGCCCTTGCAGAAGCAAGGGCTGAGCTGTATTTGGTGTACAGAACtttgcaaaagcaccatttctaGATGTGTATCCTAATCACGCGGGAAGGTTAGCTACTGCCAAGCACAGGAATCTTATGTGTAAAATTCTGTATCTTTAATGTGAAGCATTATTGGCATCGATCCCCAGGCTCGTTCTCAAGTCGGGCCGAATAGCATCGTTTAATTTTGACAGAGTAGTGGCAGTGTAATCAAACAATTAATCGCAACATGAAACCGGCAAATTTAATGTCTAAAATGCACAGACCTCTTCGTGGAATACCACATAATACTCAATGGCATCTTTGATTTCATTAATTTTGTTATATTTGCACTACCCAGTttttgggccactgggtatgtgcccattcttggccaatatCTTCCCCAGAaaaggtatgtgccactgtgacacaagggCTATAAAATCCTTAAATGTATTTAGGTATATGTCACACTTGTCGTCCCCATTCCTTCCTCAACAACGATTAAACATTGCTTTTGTCTTCATGACATTGCTGTGTCTATGACTCACAGTGTGCATCTGCCTGAGTTAGTGTCCGCATTTCTGCATAGCTTAAGAATGGtttagtgcataaacataaacattgcatagGAGGAAAATAAGGAAAATAGTACGCATTGCATTTAGCTGTATAGCATTTAACTGTATAATTTTGAAACACTCAACACTAACACATCTGAACTATCAAAAGCCACTGAACTTTGCAAACCACATTTGATAAGTTTTGCTCAAGGTACACTCTGTCAGAATTGCACAGGCTATGTTGCCTGTGATCGCCAAGTTGACCGCAGGCTGAAAAGAACTCTCATACTGACCATTTAGAGGTCTGGACTGTCAGGAATGCCATGGTAACCACACGACACAGCCGAACGACATATATGATGAAGGCTCGAAGTGGCCTGTATTTTAGAAGGGCTGTATGTAGGAGGCGGTAATCATCTTTGTATTGTTCTATAGTAATTGctttttatttcaaatcaacttGCATGTTGTCTCGATGCACTAAGGCAGTGTATTAACTTAAATATGTGATTTTCTTTGTAGGGTTCCCTGCTATCATTTTTTCACCTGGCAGTGAAAACGGAATTCGATTATAAGTTGACCACTTATATTAAGTGACACGGGGTATCTTGCATGACACATTTGTTTCATTACAGTAAAATACTGAATATAATTAATTTCTTAATTATTTTTCCAGACTATATTTGGTTCCTGATGGAAAGCACAATCTGCACTTCAAGTATGCTGACGAGTTCAACAAAGTTGTTACTGAGTTTTTGATCAGTTGATATGACTGAATCATGGTAAACTAGCACGATTGCCATTTTGTGTCCTCATGGCAAAAGGTTCAAATAAACTGATGATTTGGATTTTTATCTGGTAATTACCTTACGTGACTTGCGGCCTATGTCGACAAAATAAAAGTGATATATGCCTTATAAAGTGTGGTAAATGTTGCTTGCAAAATaataaaatgtcgcagtttcgcctgaaatgcgacgcatcgattgtgatagcaaattagtggacagctatacaaagtaaaaaTAGtattttatcggctgtataaatctgtaaacattcgcttactaactgaattaacaagcacgttgtcATGTGTGCATTGGtatacatgaacacatctcgctcgatgaccgcggaaactcgctgtcaaaacactgtaGAGGGGAAACGCAGCaatagcagcgagcgaattgaccttcgtactgcctttcgcttcaacgcgaactaagcgtcgaaagcacggcgtttacaaagctatcagcactcagcgcactttgtccacatc
This Dermacentor albipictus isolate Rhodes 1998 colony chromosome 1, USDA_Dalb.pri_finalv2, whole genome shotgun sequence DNA region includes the following protein-coding sequences:
- the LOC139054140 gene encoding valacyclovir hydrolase isoform X3 translates to MGLVRSSCYPVRLKLGHKQYFVVGWSDGANTGMILAAMYPERIQKLVAFGGNAFVTEHDVQLLEATRNIDKWSEKMRASMESMYGTEHFRQLWSRYCDFYQDLLHKNHGEVCRKELPLIRCPTLVVQGGKDPLVPMHHALYLLQHIAKAKLYLVPDGKHNLHFKYADEFNKVVTEFLIS